From Vicinamibacterales bacterium:
GCCCCTCACCTACGACTTCCTGGTGGTGGCCACGGGCGTCCAGCTCTGGTGGTCGAAGATTCCCGGCCTGGCCGAGTCGGTGGGGAAGCCCGGCACCGGCGTGGTCAGCAACTACTCGTACGAGACGGTGGGCTCGACCTGGGACGCCATCCGGACCTTCCGCGGGGGCACGGCGCTCTTCACCGAGCCGCTGACGCCGGTCAAGTGCGGCGGCGCGCCGCAGAAGATCATGTACCTGGCCGATGACGCGTTCCGCCGCCAGGGCGTCCGCGACAAGAGCCGCCTCGTGTTCATGAACGCGAAGGGCACGATCTTCACGTCGCCGTACTACGCGCCGGCCATCGAGGACGTGATTCGTTCGCGCGGGATGGAGGCCCGCCTCGGCACGGAGCTCGTCGGCCTGCGGCCCGACGCGCACGAGGCCGTGTTCAAGGACGTCAAGACCGGGGCGCAGGACGTGGTGCCGTACGACCTCATCCACGTCACGCCGCCGATGGGGGCGCCGGACGTCGTCCGGACGAGCCCGATCGCGAACGCGGACGGGTTCGTCGAGGTGGACAAGGGCACGCTGCGCCACGTGCGCTATCCGAACGTGTTCAGCCTGGGTGACTGCAGCAACCTGCCGACGTCGAAAACGGGCGCGGCCATCCGCAAGCAGGCGCCCGTGCTCGTCGCGAACCTGCTGGCCGCGCGGATCGGCCGGCCGCTGACGGCGCAGTACGACGGCTACACGTCGTGCCCGGTCGTGACCGGCCGCGGGTCGCTGATCATGGCCGAATTCGGCTACGACAAGCAGCCGGCGGAGTCGTTCCCGTTCGACCAGCGGCGCGAGCGCTTCAGCATGTACATGGTGAAGGCGCACCTGCTGCCGCAGATCTACTGGCACGGCATGCTCCGCGGGCGCCTGTAGCGCGGCCGCGCCCATGGCTGTCGCGCTCGGCGCCGTGATCGGGATCGCCCTGGGCCTCCTGGGCGGGGGCGGCTCGATCCTGACGGTGCCGATCTTCGTCTACGTGCTCCACTTCGCGGCCAAGGACGCGATTGCGATGAGCCTGGCCGTCGTGGGGGCGACGAGCGCCATCGGGGTGGCCGGGCACTGGCGCGCCGGGAACGTCAACCTCCGCGTCGGCACCGTGTTCGGCCTCGTGGCCACGGCCGGCACCTACGCGGGCGCCCGCCTGGCCGCCTACGTGAGCGGCGCCGTTCAGCTCGCGGTGTTCGCGCTGGTCATGCTCGTGGCGTCCGCATTCATGTTCCGCGATCGCGCCGCCTCCGAGACCGCGGACCACGGCCCGGCGGCGCGTCTCGGCGCGGCGGCGCTCGTCGGCTTCGCGCTGGGCGTGGGTTTCCTCACCGGCCTTGTCGGGGTCGGCGGCGGGTTCCTGATCGTGCCCGCGCTCGTCCTCCTGGCAGTGCCGATGCGCGAGGCCGTCGGGACGTCCCTGGCCATCATCGCCGTGAACTGCGTGGTTGGATTCGCCGGCTACCTCGGGCACACGGTCGTCGACTGGTCCTCGGTGGGCCTCGTGACCGCCGGGACGGCGCCGGGCATCGCGCTGGGCGTCGGCCTGCACCGCCGCGTGCCGCAGTCCGTGCTCCGCCGTGGGTTCGCCCTGTTCCTGCTGGTGATGGCCGCGTTCATCCTCTACCAGAACGCCAGCACGATCGTGGCCGCCTGGTCGAGCCGCGCGTGAGCAGGCGAGCGGCCGTGGGTGCGTCAGCCGCGTCCGATTCTGTGTAGCCGGCGACTCTCCGCCGCGGCGTTCCGCCGGCGCCCCCGCCGCACGGGCTGGAGCCCTTCTTGCTCCCATCGGAGCCAGGAGGGACTGTCATGCGCCTCAGCCATGTCGTGGCCATCTCATCCGCGGCGCTGCTCGCCGGCTGCGCCGTGAATCCAGTGACGGGCGAACGGCAGCTGACGCTCATCTCTGAGGCCCAGGAAGTGGAGATGGGCCGCGCCGCCGCCGAGGAGGTCCGTCAGACGATCGGGCTCGTCGACGATGCGCGCCTGCAGCGCTACGTGCGCGACGTCGGTCTCCCGCTGGCGAAGGACTCCGAGCGCCCGTCCCTGCCGTGGAGCTTCGCGGTCGTGGACGACCCCACCCCCAACGCCTTCGCGCTTCCGGGCGGGTTCATCTTCGTCACGCGCGGCATGATGAACCTGATGGAGTCGGAGGCCGAACTGGCCTCGGTCCTCGGGCACGAAGTGGGGCACGTCACGGCCCGGCACTCGGTGTCGCAGATCTCGCAGCAGCAGCTCGCGCAGGTGGGGCTCGGCCTCGGCGGCGTGCTCTTCCCCCAAATCCAGCCGTTCGGGCAGGCCATCGGCGCCGGACTCCAGCTGCTGTTCCTGAAACACGGCCGCGACGACGAACGGCAGGCCGACGAGCTCGGATTCACCTACGCGCTGCGCCACGACTACGACGTCGGCGAGATGGCCGACGTGTTCGAGTCGCTGCAGCGGCTCGGCGACGAGGGCGGCAGCCTTCCCGGATGGCTGACCACGCACCCGTCCGAGGCCGAGCGCATCGAGACGATCCAGGCGCGCGCGGCGGCACTCCCGGCCTCCGACCGGGGCACCGTGGTGCGGCGCGCCGAGTACCTGAATCGCATCGACGGGCTCGTCTACGGCGAGAACCCGCGCCACGGCTTCTTCAAGGACGGCGTCTTCTACCATCCGGACCTGCGCTTCCAACTGCCCCTGCCGTCGGAGTGGTCGGGCCGGAATCTTACGAGCGCGGTCGTGGCCGTCTCGCCGCGCCAGGACGCGGCGGTGGAACTGACCGTCGTGCCCTCGAAGGACGCCAGGGCGGCCGGGCGTCAGTTCCTGGGCCAGCAGGGCATCACGCCCCTCAGCACGGCCACCGAGTCCATCCACGGCCTGCAGGCGTACGTCAGCGTCTTCGAGGCGCGCACGGAGCAGGGCGTCCTGCGCGGGCTGAGCGCGCACGTCCCCTACGGCGGTCGGACCTATCAAATCGTGGCGTATACGCCGGCGGCCAGCTTCCAGGCCTACAGCGGCGCCTTCGATCGGGTCGTCCGCGGGTTCGGACCCCTCACCGACGCCGCGACGCTGTCGGTCGAGCCGAAGCGCATGGACATCGTGCGGATCGGCCGGGCGATGACGTTCGACGAAGTGACCCGCCAGTATCCGTCGGCTGTTCCGCCTCGCGAAGTGGCCGTGCTGAACCAGGTCGACGACGCCGGGCAGCGGCTGTCGGCCGGGACCCTCGTGAAGCGCGTCGTGGAGGGGTGAGGCGGCGGCACGGCCGCAGCCGGACCCTCCGCTCGTCTCAGATCGTGCCTCCGCAGCCGTCCGTCCGACGGACGGCGTTCGTCCTCGGCACCCGCTCGGCCGTGCCGGATCGCCCCCGGCGGCGGGGCCGATGGCGTCTGCCGACGAGGCGGGCGCGGGCCGCCGTCACTCGGGCACCGCCGGTGTCCGCCCGGCCTCGAGCCAGGCCGCGCACGGTGCGTGCGGCTGGTACAATGAGAAGTTTGCAGCGGGCCGGCGCAATCGTGCTGGGCGGCTGCCTCTCAGAGAGGACCGAGGGATGATCTCCGTCAGCGGCGTGTCGATGCGGTACGGCAGCAAGGTGCTCTTCGACGACGTCTCCACGACGTTCGCACCGGGCCGCCGGTACGGGCTCACCGGCCCGAATGGCGCCGGCAAGTCGACGTTCATGAAGCTGCTCACGGGCGAGCTGCCGCCGCAGAAGGGCGTGGTCGCGCGGCCCGACCGGCTCGGCGTGCTGCGTCAGGACCAGTTCGCGTTCGACGCCTACCGCGTCATCGACGCCGTGATCATGGGCAACGCCGCGCTCTGGGACGCGCTGCAGGAGCGCGACCTCCTCTACGCGAAGGCGTCGCTCAGCGACGAGGACGGCATGCGCCTGGGCGAACTCGAAGGCGTGATCGGCGAACACGACGGCTACACCGCGGAGAGCGATGCCGCGGTCCTGCTCGACGGCCTCGACATCCCCGAGCACCTGCACGAGCGAAAGATGTCGGAACTGCAGGGCGGCCAGAAGGTGCGCGTCCTGCTCGCGCAGGCGCTCTTCGGTCATCCCCGCGCGCTGCTGCTCGACGAGCCGACGAACCACCTGGACCTCGACTCGATCCACTGGCTCGTGGACTTCCTGACGCGCTACGACGGCACGCTGGTGGTCATCTCGCACGACCGCCACTTCCTGAACGCGGTCTGCACCCACACCGCCGACATCGACTACCAGACCATCATCACCTACACCGGCGGCTACGACGAGATGGTGCTGGCCAAGACGCAGATCCGCTCGCGTCTCGAGGCGCAGAACGAACAGCGCGAGAAGAAGATCGCGCAGCTCAACGACTTCATCGCCCGCTTCTCGGCCGGCACGCGGTCGAGCCAGGTGCAGTCGCGCAAGAAGGAAGTGGAGCGGCTGCAGACGACCGAGCTGGCGCGTTCGAACATCCAGCGGCCCTACATCCGCTTCCAGATGGCGCGGCCGTCGGGCCGTCTCGCCATGGAGTGCACGGACGTGGCGAAGGCGTTCGACGGCCACGTGGTCATCGACGGCTTCGAGGCCGTGGTGAACCGCGGGGAGAAGATCGCGATCGTGGGCCGGAACGGCGTCGGCAAGACCACGCTGCTCAAGGCGCTCCTGGCCGACGGGCCGGGCCTGACACCGGCCCCGGGCGACATCGACGGCGGCGCCGTGCGCTGGGGCCACGAGGTGTCGATCGGGTACTTCGCCCAGGACCACACCGGCGCGATTCCGCACGTCCTCACGGCCGTCGAATGGCTGCACCAGTTCGATCCCGATGCCGCGAAGCAGGACATCCACGGCCTGCTCGGGCAGATGCTGTTCAGCGGCGAGGAGGGGTACAAGCCCACGGCCGCGCTGTCGGGAGGCGAGACGGCGCGGCTGCTCTTCTGCCGCATCATGCTCCAGAAGCCGAACGTGATCGTGCTCGACGAGCCGACCAACCACCTGGACCTCGAGTCGATCAACGCCCTCAGCACGGCGCTCCAGAAGTACGAAGGCACCGTGTTCCTCGTCACGCACGACGAGGATCTCATCGACGCCGTGGCCACGCGGGTCTGGAAGGTGGGGGAGGGGCGCGTCGAGGACTTCAAGGGCACGTTCGAGGAGTATTCGGCCACGGCGGCGCGCTGAGCGGCGATGGCCCGTCCCTGGCTGCGCGTCCAGACGGCCAGTCCCGCTACGTGACCGGCGTGTTCGCGGCCACGCTGGGCGCATCTTCCAGGACGAGTACGCGGAACGCCGGCGGTTGCCGTTCGCCGTGCGCCAGGTGACGGTGGCCGCGGTGGAGCTTCGGCTTGCCGACATGGAGGATCCGGGGCGCCTCCAACGATTGCTGCAGGCGGTCGGCGCGTCTGGCGAGCGCGTGCCGTATGTCTTCGTCACCATGTCGAACGGCGCCGTCACGCGGGACTACATGGTCGAGATCGCGGTCGAACGCTAGGGCGGCGGGGCGAGCCGAGCGACACAGGCGGCCGCGCCCGGACCTG
This genomic window contains:
- a CDS encoding sulfite exporter TauE/SafE family protein codes for the protein MAVALGAVIGIALGLLGGGGSILTVPIFVYVLHFAAKDAIAMSLAVVGATSAIGVAGHWRAGNVNLRVGTVFGLVATAGTYAGARLAAYVSGAVQLAVFALVMLVASAFMFRDRAASETADHGPAARLGAAALVGFALGVGFLTGLVGVGGGFLIVPALVLLAVPMREAVGTSLAIIAVNCVVGFAGYLGHTVVDWSSVGLVTAGTAPGIALGVGLHRRVPQSVLRRGFALFLLVMAAFILYQNASTIVAAWSSRA
- a CDS encoding M48 family metalloprotease; this translates as MRLSHVVAISSAALLAGCAVNPVTGERQLTLISEAQEVEMGRAAAEEVRQTIGLVDDARLQRYVRDVGLPLAKDSERPSLPWSFAVVDDPTPNAFALPGGFIFVTRGMMNLMESEAELASVLGHEVGHVTARHSVSQISQQQLAQVGLGLGGVLFPQIQPFGQAIGAGLQLLFLKHGRDDERQADELGFTYALRHDYDVGEMADVFESLQRLGDEGGSLPGWLTTHPSEAERIETIQARAAALPASDRGTVVRRAEYLNRIDGLVYGENPRHGFFKDGVFYHPDLRFQLPLPSEWSGRNLTSAVVAVSPRQDAAVELTVVPSKDARAAGRQFLGQQGITPLSTATESIHGLQAYVSVFEARTEQGVLRGLSAHVPYGGRTYQIVAYTPAASFQAYSGAFDRVVRGFGPLTDAATLSVEPKRMDIVRIGRAMTFDEVTRQYPSAVPPREVAVLNQVDDAGQRLSAGTLVKRVVEG
- a CDS encoding ATP-binding cassette domain-containing protein; amino-acid sequence: MISVSGVSMRYGSKVLFDDVSTTFAPGRRYGLTGPNGAGKSTFMKLLTGELPPQKGVVARPDRLGVLRQDQFAFDAYRVIDAVIMGNAALWDALQERDLLYAKASLSDEDGMRLGELEGVIGEHDGYTAESDAAVLLDGLDIPEHLHERKMSELQGGQKVRVLLAQALFGHPRALLLDEPTNHLDLDSIHWLVDFLTRYDGTLVVISHDRHFLNAVCTHTADIDYQTIITYTGGYDEMVLAKTQIRSRLEAQNEQREKKIAQLNDFIARFSAGTRSSQVQSRKKEVERLQTTELARSNIQRPYIRFQMARPSGRLAMECTDVAKAFDGHVVIDGFEAVVNRGEKIAIVGRNGVGKTTLLKALLADGPGLTPAPGDIDGGAVRWGHEVSIGYFAQDHTGAIPHVLTAVEWLHQFDPDAAKQDIHGLLGQMLFSGEEGYKPTAALSGGETARLLFCRIMLQKPNVIVLDEPTNHLDLESINALSTALQKYEGTVFLVTHDEDLIDAVATRVWKVGEGRVEDFKGTFEEYSATAAR
- a CDS encoding FAD/NAD(P)-binding oxidoreductase, with amino-acid sequence PLTYDFLVVATGVQLWWSKIPGLAESVGKPGTGVVSNYSYETVGSTWDAIRTFRGGTALFTEPLTPVKCGGAPQKIMYLADDAFRRQGVRDKSRLVFMNAKGTIFTSPYYAPAIEDVIRSRGMEARLGTELVGLRPDAHEAVFKDVKTGAQDVVPYDLIHVTPPMGAPDVVRTSPIANADGFVEVDKGTLRHVRYPNVFSLGDCSNLPTSKTGAAIRKQAPVLVANLLAARIGRPLTAQYDGYTSCPVVTGRGSLIMAEFGYDKQPAESFPFDQRRERFSMYMVKAHLLPQIYWHGMLRGRL